The region GGCAGCGCTGCCAAGGGATCGCGCGGCCGCAGGGACGACGTCAGCACATCCCCTACAACACAGCGCAACCCCGGGTTGATGCAGCTTGAAGGGACGAAATGCTCGCCTCGGAAGTGTTAGGTATCGTGAAAAAGACGCTGCTGCTCCTACCGGGCCCCGTGCCCGTTGCTCAACCCGTTCTCGAAGCCATGGCATGGCCGATGATCAATCATCGCGGCCCCGAATTTACGGAGCTGCAAGGCCGCCTCGAGCGCGATATGCGTCCGATTTTCGGTACTGAAGGCGATGTCGTCTTCCTGGGCTGCTCCGGGACGGGCGGCCTCGAGGCCGCCGTAGCGAGTACGTTTTCGCCCGGGGACCATCTGCTCTCTTGCCCGGTCGGCGTGTTCGGAAAGCGCTTGGCGACGATCGCCACGTCGTTCGGCTGCACGGTCGAGATGCTGGAGACGCCGCTCGGATCGTCCCTCGATCCGCAGGCGTTGGCGGCCCGGCTCGAGGCCGATACCGAACGACGGATCGCCGGCGTGCTGTTTACGCACAACGAAACCTCGACCGGCGTGCAAAACGATATGTCCGCCTACGTTCCCGCGCTCAAGAAGCACGGCGCGATTTCGATCGTCGATTCGGTCAGTGGTTTGGGCGCTTCGCATTTTGCGATGGATAGCTGGGGCTACGACGTCGTCGTTACCGCGTCGCAGAAGGCCTTGGCCGTTCCGCCGGGTGTCGCGATGGTGGCGGTGAGCGAACGCGGATGGAGCGCGATGGAACGCGCTCGCGGTGCGCGCTTCTACTTCGATCTGCTCAAAGCGCGCGAATTCGCGCGTAACGGGCAAACGCCGTGGACCCCGCCGATCTCGGTATTTTACGCGCTGGCGGTCTCGCTATCGCGGTATCATAGCGCCGGGATGGAATCGCAATTCGCGCGGCATGCCGGTTACGCCCAGGCCATCCGCGCCGCATTTGAAACGCTCGGATTTACGATCTTCTCCGCGCCCGACGCGCACTCGGTTACGGTCGTTGCGGCAACCCCGCCGGCGGGCGTGCAGGCCGGCGCCTTTCTCACGCGTTTGCGCGAAGAGTACGGCGTTGTTTTATCGGGCGGTCAGGGCGAACTGGCGGGCAAAATCGTGCGCATGGGCACGATGGGCGACGTAAGTACCGGCGATATTCTGGGCGCCATCGGCTCGATCGAATGCGCGCTTGCCGACATCGGCGCGCCGGTTGAGCTCGGCAGCGGCGTAGCGGCAGCCTCAAGCTCATTGCGTCAGGCCGCCGTCGTAACGGCTTAGCAGCGCCGTCGCGCAAGCTTCTCATAATCTTCATATGAGGAGCATAGACTAGCGACGAATGATCGTGCTTGTATCACCCATTGTGATCTTCGCCGTCGGCGGCTTCGCGGCGTGAGTAGCGTAAACACCGCGTCGATCCGGCAAACGCCGCGCCTCAATTATCGCACGGCGATCGGTCTCGGCCTCATCCACGTAGGCGCACTAGCCGCGGTCTTTCCGGTCTTCTTTAGTTGGTCGGGCGTCGCCGTGGCAGTCGTTTTAGCTTGGGTGACCGGTGGCCTTGGTATCACCCTCGGCTACCACCGCTTGCTCACTCATCGCAGTTTTCACGTCCCGAAAGCGGTCGAGTACGCTCTGGCCGTCTGCGGGGTTCTTGCGTTGCAGGGCGGCCCGACCGATTGGGTCGCGACCCATCGCAAGCACCATGCCTTCTCCGATCGCGACGGCGACCCGCACAACTCCGCGTTAGGGATGGCGTGGGCGCACATCGGCTGGCTCGTCCTCGCCAACAAGGACCGGGTCAAGGACGGCGAGTTCAAGCGATGGGCCGAAGACTTGCAGCGCGTTCCGTTCTATCGCTTTTTAGACCGCTATATGTTGGCGATACAAGTGCTGTTCGCGCTCGCGTTGTTTGCCGTCGGCGGCTGGTCGTGGGTGATCTGGGGCGTATTCGTTCGCTTGGTTCTCGTCTATCACGTGACGTGGTTGGTAAACAGCGCCGCGCACGGGAGCGGCTATCAGAGTTACGCTTCGGGCGATCGTTCGAGAAATTGCTGGTGGGTTGCATTGGTCGCGTTCGGCGAGGGCTGGCACAATAACCACCATGCCTTTCCATCGTCGGCCCGCCACGGGCTCGCGTGGTTCGAGTTCGATCTCACTTGGCTCACGATCCGCATCATGCGCTTCTTGCGTATCGCGCACAACGTGAAAATCCCGACGCCGGAGATGCTCAACCGCCTCCGTCTGAACGAGGGTGAGAAGCCGAGCCGCGAGGAAGCCGTCTAGCTCGTCCAGAGATGCAGCGCGGCATATGCGCGCCACGGGCGCCACGCTTGCGCGCGCGCGAGCAATTCCGCCGGTGTAGGGCGGCGGCCATATTCGCCTTCGAGCGCGCGCATCAGGCCGATATCGGCGACCGGGAACGCGTCCGGTTCGCGTAACTGGCGCATGGCGATATACTGTGCGGTCCACTCACCGATTCCCGGCAACGCGCGCAAACGCGAGACCGCGTCCGAAAGGCTGGGGCCGGCCTCAAAGAGCCGCGGGTTTGCGACGGCCGCCGCAGCGAGCGACGAGAGCGCAGCGACGCGCGAGCGCGGCATACCCAATACCGAGAGGTCGGCATCGGCAAGATGCACCGGTTGCGGAAATACGTGGGTTAATCCGTCCGTCCCGCCCGGTCGAACCGACGTTCCAAACAGCGTAACGAGTCGGCCGGCAAGTCTGCGCGCCGCGACAACCGTGATCTGCTGGCCGAGGATTGCGCGAATCGCGAGTTCGAAACCATCCCATGCACCCGGTACGCGCAGGCCCGGATGGGCGGCGACCAGGGGCGCCAGCCGAGGATCTGCGCTCAGATGCCGATCGATCGCGATCGGATCGGCAGCAAGATCGAAGATGCGAGCGACGCGCTCGAGAATCGCCGGGACGGCGCGCGCGTCCGGAAAGAGAATCGTAACCTGAAGAGTGTTACGCGCGCCTAGCCGGACCGCTATTTCTCCATGCGCGCCATCGTGTTCGATGCTGCGAGCGTAGGTGTTGCTTTGAACCAGTTCGACCCCCGGAATCGCGCGCAGCGCCAGAAATCCAAGAATCGCATCCCAGTCATACGGCGGCCGATACGGCAGCCGCCGCACCTTATGCGTGATGGCGCCGGAAGTACGGTAGGACAAAAGGTTTAGCGAACCAGGGTATTGTCGTCAGGATCGCTTTATCGATGCCGGCGTTGGGTTCGGTTAAGTAGCCGACCAAGTGCGAGCGGTGCAGATCGACGCGAATGTCCGGTGAGAGCGGAAAATAGAGCGCGATGAACAGTACGAACCACATGAGCACGGCGCCCTTGAGCACGCCGACCGCGCCTCCGGCAATCGCGTTGCCGATGCCGAGAATCGGGAGTTTCGCGAATCGATTGAGCACCCACGACGCCGCGATGATGATGGCGTACGTGGCGATGCCGGTCAGGAACATGCCGACGACGTGCGATGAACCCGGCCCGAGTTTGAGATACTGCTCCAACGGCGCATCCAGGCCGCCGGTGTAGTACCACGGCGTAATCAGCGCCGCAACCACCGCAATCGCTCCGGCCAGTTCGGAGACGAATCCGCGCGAGAAGCCTTTGAACGCGGAGATGACGATAACGGCGCCGATGATGATATCGGGCCATGCGATGCCCAGAATCATTCGCGGATGACCGCCCCGAGCTCGTCACGCAGGGCGGCAAGCGCGCGTGCGATTGCCGTATCGGCCTCTTCGTCCGTAATGGTGGCATCGGTGCGTTGCAACGTCACGCGTACGGCGAGGCTCTTTTTGTCGGGTGCGATTTGCGCGCCGCGATACTCGTCGAATACGCGCACGCTCGTCGCAAGGTCGCCGATCGCCTGCACGATCGTTGTTTCGACGCGAACGGCAGAGGTCGTCGGGTCGAGCACGAGCGCCAGATCGCGATACGTCGAGG is a window of Candidatus Dormiibacterota bacterium DNA encoding:
- a CDS encoding CvpA family protein yields the protein MILGIAWPDIIIGAVIVISAFKGFSRGFVSELAGAIAVVAALITPWYYTGGLDAPLEQYLKLGPGSSHVVGMFLTGIATYAIIIAASWVLNRFAKLPILGIGNAIAGGAVGVLKGAVLMWFVLFIALYFPLSPDIRVDLHRSHLVGYLTEPNAGIDKAILTTIPWFAKPFVLPYFRRHHA
- a CDS encoding AlkA N-terminal domain-containing protein; translation: MSYRTSGAITHKVRRLPYRPPYDWDAILGFLALRAIPGVELVQSNTYARSIEHDGAHGEIAVRLGARNTLQVTILFPDARAVPAILERVARIFDLAADPIAIDRHLSADPRLAPLVAAHPGLRVPGAWDGFELAIRAILGQQITVVAARRLAGRLVTLFGTSVRPGGTDGLTHVFPQPVHLADADLSVLGMPRSRVAALSSLAAAAVANPRLFEAGPSLSDAVSRLRALPGIGEWTAQYIAMRQLREPDAFPVADIGLMRALEGEYGRRPTPAELLARAQAWRPWRAYAALHLWTS
- a CDS encoding fatty acid desaturase, encoding MSSVNTASIRQTPRLNYRTAIGLGLIHVGALAAVFPVFFSWSGVAVAVVLAWVTGGLGITLGYHRLLTHRSFHVPKAVEYALAVCGVLALQGGPTDWVATHRKHHAFSDRDGDPHNSALGMAWAHIGWLVLANKDRVKDGEFKRWAEDLQRVPFYRFLDRYMLAIQVLFALALFAVGGWSWVIWGVFVRLVLVYHVTWLVNSAAHGSGYQSYASGDRSRNCWWVALVAFGEGWHNNHHAFPSSARHGLAWFEFDLTWLTIRIMRFLRIAHNVKIPTPEMLNRLRLNEGEKPSREEAV
- a CDS encoding alanine--glyoxylate aminotransferase family protein; its protein translation is MKKTLLLLPGPVPVAQPVLEAMAWPMINHRGPEFTELQGRLERDMRPIFGTEGDVVFLGCSGTGGLEAAVASTFSPGDHLLSCPVGVFGKRLATIATSFGCTVEMLETPLGSSLDPQALAARLEADTERRIAGVLFTHNETSTGVQNDMSAYVPALKKHGAISIVDSVSGLGASHFAMDSWGYDVVVTASQKALAVPPGVAMVAVSERGWSAMERARGARFYFDLLKAREFARNGQTPWTPPISVFYALAVSLSRYHSAGMESQFARHAGYAQAIRAAFETLGFTIFSAPDAHSVTVVAATPPAGVQAGAFLTRLREEYGVVLSGGQGELAGKIVRMGTMGDVSTGDILGAIGSIECALADIGAPVELGSGVAAASSSLRQAAVVTA